The sequence CATCCAGGTGGGGATGGGCAGCACCATCAGCGCCAGGATGGCGATCACCAGGATGGGCGCGGCCAGGCCCTGGACCGCGGCCCCATGGGTGCCTGTCCATTGCTGCATCTGTTTTTTGAGTGCGGCGGTGTTCATGCTGCAGGGCTTTCCATGGTGGATTGGGGTGACGGTGACGGCTTGTGGTGGGGGTCCAGCTCAGGCGGGACATGGGGCTGGGTTAGCTCGCCTGGTGGCGGGCCATCGCCGTGCAACGCCGCTTTCAGGCGGTAGACATAGGCCAGCACCTGTGCCACAGCGGTGTACAGGGTGGAGGGAATGGATTGGTCCAGCTCGGCATGGGCGTAGAGCGCGCGGGCCAGCATGGGGGACTCCAGCACCGGGATTTCATGGGCCTTGGCCACTTCACGGATCTTCAGCGCCACCAGGTCGGCGCCCATGGCCACCACCTGGGGTGCGGCCATGCTGGCTTCGTCATAGCGCAGGGCCACGGCGTAGTGGGTGGGGTTGGTGACCACAAAATCGGCCTTGGGCACGCGGCCCACGGAGGCGCGGTGTGCCACTTCACGCTGCTTCTGGCGCAGCTTGCCCTTGACTTCGGGGCTGCCTTCGGATTCTTTGTGTTCCTGTTTGACTTCCTGGTGGCTCATCTTCAGGCGGCGCAGGAACAGGAATTTCTGCAGAGGGATGTCGATGATGACGACCAGAAACACCACCAGCAGCATCAGCGTCACGCCGCCGGCGATCCAGTCGCCCACCTTGGCCAGGGCCGAGCTGCTGGGCTGCAGCGGCAGCATGGCCAGCTCGGGAATGCCGGAGCGCAGATACATCCAGCTGACCCAGGCCAGCACCGTGGTCAGCAGCACGTTTTTGGCGGCCGTCACCAGCTGTTGCATGGACAGCAGGTTTTTGATGCCGGACAGCGGGTTGACGCGGTTGAACTGGGGGGTGATGGGCTTGAGGCTCCACACCCAGCCGCCAGCCATGACGGCGCTGATGATGGAGACGGTCGAGATCAGCGTGGCCAGGATCAGCACGGCCACCAGACCCACGCTGGCCATGTCGCCCAGCCGCTCCACCATTTGCTGGGGCGCACGCACGATGCTGGCGTTGAAGGAGAACTGGCGCAGCATGGCTTCATGCATGTGACGCACCATGGTGGGGCCGCCGAACAAAACCACCAGCGCACCCATGCCCAGCACACTCAGGTGCGAGAGGTCACGCGAGCGTGCAGCCTGACCGTCTTTGCGGGTCTTCTGCAGTTTTCGCTCGGTAGCGGGTAGGTTTTTGTCTTGGCTGGATTCCATGGCGGCACGTGGGAATGTCCGTGCCATTGTCCGCAGCGGGCTGCGGCGAGATGCCATGAAAAGCGGGGCAGACGCTGCGCTATTTCGGCGCCCATGGGTTTGGGCGGCGGCCAGAGTCTGCTAGGGGTGGGGCGCAGCGGGTGCTGCGATGCTCTGAAAATATGAGCTGCTTACGCTTTATGCAAGCGCCTTGCAGTCGTATTTTGATGTTGGTGCTGCGGCCTGGGGCTGCAGCGGTGTGCGCAAAAAGAGCGCCAGGCTTAAAAGCCCAGGCTGGCCAGCAAGTCGTCCACTTCCGACTGAGAGGTCACCACATTGGGGGTGTTCTCCGGGTCGACCACGGGGCCTTGCAGCGCTGGGTGGCCGTCGGCGGTGACTTCAAGCGGCGGGGCCTCTGCGGGCTCTTCCACGATGGTGGCCAGCACGGCGGCCGACGCCGGAGCGCTGTGGGTGGGGGCGGTCTGCAGCAGCAGATCCACCAGCTGCTGCTCCAGGTTGGAGGTCAGCTGCACCACTTTGGCGATCACCTGGCCGGTCAGGTCGTGAAAGTCCTGGGCCATCATGATGGAGGTCAGGTGGCTGTCCAGGCGCGCATTGGCGGCGTCCATGGCTTCAAGGTGGTTCATGACCGTGCCCTTGGCCACCGCCGCCACCGGATCGGCCACCAGGGCCTCACGCATCAGCTGGGTTTGCTGCACGATTCCGGTGTGCTCGTCCTTGGCCGTATCCACAATGCCCAGCACTTTTTCGGCGGCTTCGCCAGTCAGGCGGGCGATATAGGTCAGCCGGCTTTGCGCATCGGGCAGGGCGTCCACCGAGTCGCGCAGGCGTTCGGCGTAACCCAGCTCGCGCAGCGAGTTGTGCAATTGGCGGGTGAGCAGTCCCAACTTGTTGTGGACGTCACCCTGGTCATAGCTGCCGGGGAGAGGTGGAGTCGGCGCTTCAGACATGGGATTACATCCCCATCTTTTTCAATACCAGGTTGACTTTCTCTTCCAGCGTGGCCTTGGTGAAAGGCTTGACGATGTAGCCGGCGGCGCCACCTTGTGCGGCGGCCACGATGTCTTCCTTGCGGGCTTCCGCCGTCACCATCAACACGGGCAGGTGTTTGAGCTTTTC comes from Comamonas sp. GB3 AK4-5 and encodes:
- the flhB gene encoding flagellar biosynthesis protein FlhB → MESSQDKNLPATERKLQKTRKDGQAARSRDLSHLSVLGMGALVVLFGGPTMVRHMHEAMLRQFSFNASIVRAPQQMVERLGDMASVGLVAVLILATLISTVSIISAVMAGGWVWSLKPITPQFNRVNPLSGIKNLLSMQQLVTAAKNVLLTTVLAWVSWMYLRSGIPELAMLPLQPSSSALAKVGDWIAGGVTLMLLVVFLVVIIDIPLQKFLFLRRLKMSHQEVKQEHKESEGSPEVKGKLRQKQREVAHRASVGRVPKADFVVTNPTHYAVALRYDEASMAAPQVVAMGADLVALKIREVAKAHEIPVLESPMLARALYAHAELDQSIPSTLYTAVAQVLAYVYRLKAALHGDGPPPGELTQPHVPPELDPHHKPSPSPQSTMESPAA
- a CDS encoding protein phosphatase CheZ, translating into MSEAPTPPLPGSYDQGDVHNKLGLLTRQLHNSLRELGYAERLRDSVDALPDAQSRLTYIARLTGEAAEKVLGIVDTAKDEHTGIVQQTQLMREALVADPVAAVAKGTVMNHLEAMDAANARLDSHLTSIMMAQDFHDLTGQVIAKVVQLTSNLEQQLVDLLLQTAPTHSAPASAAVLATIVEEPAEAPPLEVTADGHPALQGPVVDPENTPNVVTSQSEVDDLLASLGF